The Panicum virgatum strain AP13 chromosome 3N, P.virgatum_v5, whole genome shotgun sequence genome includes the window AGCTCCCATAGCCCCCACCCCAGCCCCCCACGCCACCCTCCTCGTCCTCTGTCCTTGCCGGCTCACCCCTTGACGGCCCGACTGCAcccaccccggccggcggccgccacccgACGCCCTCCTCATCCTCTGTCCTCGCCCCTCGACGGCCCGACGCGGCGacgcctccgccccgcccccgcAGGTGGTGtagtcggcgccgccgcgccgccgacgcacCCGCCGGTCTTTGGGTCGGTCGAGCCGCCACCGCGGGGCACCCTAGCcgagtcgccgccgccactcagGCTGCAGCGCTGCAGTTTCGGATACTTCGGGGTTACCCGAATCCGAACAcgaattttcgggtacccgaagtgtcgggtttttattttttttggcaaatttCGGGTGTCAAATCTCAAAACCCGAAATTTCAAAAACTCGAAAAACCTGACCCAAAATTTTCGGGCTACCTGAATGCCCACCCCTGTTTGTACTCATAGCTGACTCGGCCGACTCGGTCATGGTTCCGGTGATGTCCTGAATCCAGCGACGGTTGACGACGGCCTGGGTGCCATgtcaaacagggcctaaagcTGCATTTGTCATTCACCTTCTAACTCTATCAAATTCAGAGGAGGATCCAGGTGATAAGAAGATTATCGCAATATCCAATCGATGACACGTTTAGCTCGTTGAATCGTAGGAGTATAATTTTGTCCTTCCGCTAGACCAACTACTCCCCTTCTTTTACTCCTACTCGCGTTCTGCATGCAACAAAGATGCCAACGAGTAAAATCTGCACGGATATCAATTTCATAAACCCGTATCCGCATGCTAAAAtccacgcccgcgcccgcgcccgcaaccCGCAACGGGTAGGAAACGAAACCCATACCCGCtatccgcggatacccgcataCCCGCGGGCACGCCCGTATACCCGCAAATTTTAGAAAATCAAGCACACAAGCACATTTTAATAGTATGCAAATATTAATATATCAACGAATGCACCTCTATATCTAAACACTAATAAATTATACCCTAATAAGCAACACGTCAACACCATttatttgatgaaacaaataaATCTTAGCAAATAAATGAACTAGTCTCATACATAATACATCACAAGAGTCATTGTTTGCGGATTTGCGGGTTTACGGATTCGGGTATCAATTTTTCAAACCCGTTTGAAGATATTCGTTGGGTTTAGAGTTGTacccgcgcccgtgcccgcggACACAAACTCAAATCCGTATCCGCGCCCGTCGGGTTTGGTATCCGCGGATACGCGGATATTTCGTagccgttgccatccctaatgCAACCTTGCTAGCGCACCAAACCGCGTCATCAGCGAATTAAAAAATGCCGGGGGAATGCAACGCGCGCCTCGCACTCGGAGCTCCACCAACCCCTGCACGAGCTGCCAGATCGGCGCCGAGGAAACGGCAATGGACAAGACAACTCGTCGCGCGCGCCACCGACCCGATCGAGTCCCATTCCGGCTGCCACCAGCCCATCAGACCAGGCCCAGGCCACCACCATAACAGCCAGCGCCGCCTGCGGGCAAGCAGCGCGGACGAGGCGATGGGGCAGGCGGCCATGGGGCGGAAGCGCGCCGTGCTGGTGGGCATCAACTACGTCGGCAGGGGCGACGACGAGCTCAAGGGCTGCCTCAACGACGTGGCCCGCATGCGCCGCTGCCTCGTCGACCGCTTCGGCTTCGACGGCGCGGACATCCGCGTGCTCGCCGACGCCGAcccgtccacgccgccgcccacggggGCCAACATCCGGCGGGAGCTCGAGCGCCTCGTCGGGGACGCCCGCCCCGGGGACACGCTCTTCTTCCACTACAGCGGCCACGGCCTGCAGCTGCCCGCCGAGaccggcgaggacgacgacacCGGGTACGACGAGTGCATCGTGCCCTGCGACGGCAACCTCATCAAAGGTACTCAGGGTCTCCCTTTGCTGCCGTGCCGTTCGATTCGTTGTTTTGAGTCGACATTTTTCAAGATGACATTAATTTTCTCGTATGCGCTCCAATGCAGATCATGATTTCAAGGAACTCGTGGCAAAGGTCCCTGATGGCTGCCTCCTCACCATAGTCTCCGACTCATGCCACAGTGGAGGCCTGATCGACAAGGCCAAGGAGCAGATTGGGAacagcaccaagcagaacagaTCCCAGCAGACGGCGGATCAGCAAGAAACGCGGCCGCCTTCCGGCACTTCCCTCCTAGGCACCATCCACGACGTGTTCGAGTCGCTGAGCAACCACCTCCTTCGCTTCGGCTCCCAGCAGAGCGGCCACGGCCAGAGCAACGGATCAACCGAGCTGGACATGAAGGCAGAGCTCACCACCGTCACCGCACACGCCAGCGTAAAAAGCCGGTCGC containing:
- the LOC120665047 gene encoding metacaspase-4-like, which translates into the protein MPGECNARLALGAPPTPARAARSAPRKRQWTRQLVARATDPIESHSGCHQPIRPGPGHHHNSQRRLRASSADEAMGQAAMGRKRAVLVGINYVGRGDDELKGCLNDVARMRRCLVDRFGFDGADIRVLADADPSTPPPTGANIRRELERLVGDARPGDTLFFHYSGHGLQLPAETGEDDDTGYDECIVPCDGNLIKDHDFKELVAKVPDGCLLTIVSDSCHSGGLIDKAKEQIGNSTKQNRSQQTADQQETRPPSGTSLLGTIHDVFESLSNHLLRFGSQQSGHGQSNGSTELDMKAELTTVTAHASVKSRSLPLSAFIEMLRENTGEDDVGVGTIRATLFRHFGDDASPKVKKFVQAMAAGKLRRRDGKLPEGGDGGQVETLSRAALASGQEARGVKEVYAGTAASVPLPRNGVLISGCQTDQTSGDATTAEGVSYGLLSNAIRTILARNKHGAVTNRELVLKARELLSKQGATAQQPGLYCSDEHASAPFIC